One Pectobacterium polaris DNA window includes the following coding sequences:
- a CDS encoding LysR family transcriptional regulator — protein MNIELRHLRYFIAVAEELHFGRAAERLRISQPPLSQQIQILEELVGAKLLARNNRNVQLTPAGEMFLKEAWSIISQVDQAAERASRIQRGEIGELTIGFTSSAPFIKKISSSLLRFRQTYPEVHIQMMELNTKQQIEPLLNGKLDIGIMRNNPLPDALDHQLLLREPLIAVVQESHPLAQQDAGRAISITQLANEPFVFFSRAVGTALYDDTLTLLKRYGISPYITQEVGEAMTIVGLVSAGLGVSILPASFLRIRVDGVKYLLLEEEDATTEVWLVTARHQPQSAAAKVLMSLMLGG, from the coding sequence ATGAATATCGAACTACGTCACCTTCGCTATTTTATTGCGGTCGCTGAAGAGCTGCATTTTGGCCGAGCCGCAGAACGATTACGCATTTCACAACCGCCACTGAGCCAACAGATTCAGATTCTGGAAGAGCTGGTGGGGGCGAAATTGTTGGCACGCAACAACCGGAATGTCCAACTCACGCCAGCAGGCGAGATGTTCCTGAAAGAGGCCTGGTCGATTATCAGTCAGGTCGATCAGGCGGCGGAACGGGCGTCCCGCATTCAACGCGGCGAGATTGGCGAATTAACGATCGGCTTTACGTCCTCCGCGCCGTTTATCAAAAAGATCTCCAGCAGCCTGCTGCGTTTTCGCCAAACCTACCCAGAAGTGCATATTCAAATGATGGAGCTCAATACCAAGCAGCAAATTGAACCGCTGCTGAACGGTAAGCTCGATATCGGCATTATGCGCAATAACCCGTTGCCGGACGCATTGGATCATCAGTTGCTGCTGCGCGAACCGCTGATCGCCGTCGTGCAGGAATCCCATCCGTTAGCGCAGCAGGATGCAGGTCGGGCCATCAGCATTACACAGCTGGCGAATGAGCCGTTCGTTTTCTTCTCCCGCGCGGTTGGAACGGCGCTGTATGACGACACGCTAACGCTGCTGAAACGCTATGGCATCAGCCCCTACATTACGCAGGAAGTGGGTGAGGCGATGACCATCGTCGGGCTGGTATCTGCGGGATTGGGCGTGTCCATCTTGCCTGCATCGTTTTTGCGAATTCGGGTCGATGGCGTGAAATATTTGCTGCTGGAAGAAGAGGACGCCACAACGGAAGTCTGGCTGGTGACGGCACGGCATCAGCCGCAAAGTGCAGCCGCGAAAGTGCTGATGTCGCTGATGCTGGGCGGATAA